The genomic window ATGCACCAGTCGCGAATGTTGTTCATCCACTCAAAATACGTATTCTCCCATCCCTTGGGGATAATGCGTATCCGGCCGTCCTGCACCGCGGCGATCGCCTTTTTCGCCAGCGGCTCGATCTTGACGAACCACTGCCTCGATACGGCCGGCTCTATATCGGTCTTGCACCGGTAACACTTGCCGATGTTGTGACTGTACGGCTCGACGCTGACGAGAAATCCGCCCTCTTCAAGATCGCGGACGATGTTCTTCCGGCATTCGTAGCGATCCTGACCGGCATAAACGCCACCGTTCTGGTTGATCACGGCGTTATCGTCCATAATTTTTATGATGGCAAGCCCATGCCGCCCGGCCATCGCAAAGTCATTGGGATCGGAGGCGGGGGTGATCTTGACGGCGCCGGAGCCGAACTCCATAGTCACGTAATCATCGGCGATAATTGGTATTTTTCTCCCGACAAGCGGCAGGATGACCTCTTTTCCGACAAGCTGCCGGTACCGCTCGTCGTTCGGATTGACGGCAACCGCCGTGTCTCCCAGCATCGTCTCCGGACGCGTTGTGGCAACAACAATCTCCCCTTCCCCGTCGGCAAACCGATACCGGATGTTCCAGAGATTACCCCCCTCCTGATGATATTCGACCTCCAGATCGGAAATGGCGGTAAGACAGCGGGGACACCAGTTGACGATGTAGTTGCCCTGGTAGATAAGGCCGTCGTTGTAAAGGCGGACAAATACCTCGCGAACCGCCTTGGAGAGCCCCTCGTCCATCGTGAAGCGCTCCCGGGCCCAGTCGCAGGAAGAACCAAGGCGTTTGAGTTGATTGATGATGACTCCCCCGGAATGTTCCTTCCACTCCCACACCCGCTCGATGAATTTCTCACGGCCGAGGTCGTGACGGGTCAGCCCCTCCTTGGCAAGCTGCTGCTCCACCACATTCTGAGTCGCAATGCCGGCATGATCGGTGCCTGGCATCCAGAGGACGTTTTTACCCTGCATCCTCTTGTAACGACAGCATATATCCTGAAGTACGTTGTTCAGGGCATGGCCCATGTGCAGCATCCCGGTCACATTCGGCGGGGGGATAACGATCGCAAACGGTTCCTTGTCGCTTTTGTCCTCGGCATGAAAGAGATTCTTTTCCATCCAGTATTTATACCATTTCAGCTCCGCCTCGCGGGGCTCAAACGTCTTTGCCAGCAAACCATTTTCCATTACATTCTCCAGTCAACCATATTATAAGACTAAACTTTTTTTTCGAAATACTCAAAACATGCCGGAATCAAAAAGATTTCGGAGTACCTCCGCATTGTCGCGCGGTTTTTCTATATTTTTCCGGTCCTGAAGTCAAGAAAATGCAATTTAATGTTCATAAAATGAAGTTTAAGTTGGAATTGAAAAAGCCGAAAGCCGTCCAATCTGGCGTGAGGTCAATTCACTCCTGCACAAGGACCCGTTTCAACGCATTCACCCCGCTCCACAACTTTCCCCGTTCATCCGCAAGAACAACGGTCACTTTCGTCTTGCCGACCGATTTGCCTACCCCATGTAGTCATGAATGTCGAATTCAACCGTCAAGAAGGCTGAAATCACCGTTTTGGCCTTGAGGGCGTCGTAAGTGAGTCCCCGACAACAGATCATAAAATTCATCGACCGGAGTATTATTGATCGTTTCCATTGCGCTCCTTCTTCGGCACGGTGCTCCATGCCAGAGCCAACGTTGCCCGGAAAAGCTCATCCAGTGTGCCGGTGTTGATTGGATGCTGCTGATTAATGACGCTGCTCTTTTCCCAGCGGTCAAGTTCATCCGCGATAAAGCGGCTCAAGGTTTCAATGCGCGGCCCCCTGTCCAGTTCCATCCCGGCGCGCTTAGCCGTCAGAAGGTGGACGATCTCCTGTGCGACCGGCTGCTCCAAGGCCAGCTTATCAATCAGGATGCTGAAATCCGTGGGTACGACACCACACCCTCGCTCAATCCAGTTCATCGCCAGGATGGGGCGCAGGACGTAGAAATATTTTTTGATCCACACCACGTCGCCCTTAAGATATTCCCGGTAATTTCCTCGCGCCATGTGGAGATAATGATAGAGGCAGGCCGTGGGGGAATAGTAATCAGGCAATAGCGAACGCATACTTTCCGCTGTCGAATATTCCTCCAGATAGACGATGGGAGAGCCCAGCCACTCCAGAAGCGGCGGGTTTGATTTGCGGAACAGCCGCAGGGCCTTTTTCAGATCCCAGCCGCTGATATCCAATCCATCCTGAAGCGGTCGTTCGATGACGTCGCGGGTGACGTCGATTGACAGATACCATTCCAAGGGATGAACATACAAAAAGCGAATATCATAATCGCTATCGGCGGATGGAAAGCCCCAGGCCCGGCTGCCTGATTCGCAGGCATAGACAATCCGAACATTTTCGTTGGTTTCGATTTCACGGAGTTGGGAGCGGATTTTTGATTTCATGGCGTCAACTTCTCCGGATGCACCTCAAAACAAGTCCACCGATATAGACGCCAGGCCGGCACCTTGCTCTTTTCCGGCGACTTAACTTACTCCCTGATCTTTTCGTATATTAACAGTTTATATTTTCCTGCAACCATTTTCTGATCTCTCTTATTTTGCTAAGATGCGGCTCCGTAAATTGGCGATGGATTTTCGCCAGGCATCATTAGAGGTTTTTTCACCCCTGCGCCAGCCATGCGTAATGCTGAAGGGAACAGGCAAACTTGTTAGCAATGCTGCAAGCAACTCCTTGCCCCCGCCGAAGACCGCCAGTTGGATCGCATCGGCCCCCCGCGATCCGCTGTGTCTCTTCAACATTCCGAATTATGGCTATTTTTCTCATAATGCACCTTCAACATGAGTCACAAGAGTGGAAATTTTCCCAAGCACCTCTTCACACTCCGGAAATCCAGAATCATCGCCTGCATCGTCATATCTGAAATGTACGGTAAATATCGTGAGATCTGGAAGATCTGAGAAGCTGGAGCAATCAGTCCCCAACGTTTCCAATGAATTAAGCAAGAGCCCAAGGCTCATGCGTCAACCCGTAACTTCCACCAAGCGCTGATATCCAGGCTTTCAAGGTTTTTTCCGCTGTCTGCTGGGCATGAAAACCGAAAATTTCATACGCAAAGGTATCGGGATCCAACATCCCGCCAAGCGCTTTCAGATCACGCTTGGCTATTTTCAGCATCTGCCGGGCATGATCAAGGTCGCACATATAATTCCCTCCCATCCCGCAAGGCACTGGATATCACATGATTCAAAGAGTTACTCCAGCGAACAACTTCATCAGCAGAATACACCAGAATATCCTTTGCCACAGCAAAGCTTGGAAGCGCCCGGTTGATAGGGCTTGTCTCGCGATAGCGGCTTCTTTCCGCTTAGTCTAAGGCGGCAAGTTCAAGGTTTGCAATCCTGGCCTGCGCAGCGGTCTGCGGCGGCCATTAGCCGCCCGCTGCCCTTATGGGTGTTTTGCGTGCTTGCCTTGCCTCAAACCAATTTTTAAATGATGTCTGGCTTTCCCCGGATTGTTTTCCCGACAATAGACCTTCTATGCTGATGTCCTCGTCAATATCTTCCCAATGAATCCCGTCTCCCCTTCCAATCAACCGCCATTTGTTTCTTTCCTCCGGCTTAGCACACAGCAGACGGGGATACCAGGCAGTGGGAACTAAAAGGGTTCTGCCGTCACTAAGATTAACACTCAGTGTATCATCTGTTACGGATACACTTTCTGCAACCGGCATTACAATTTCAATCGCCAAAGTATTCATGCCACCCCTCCAATATTTTATCCACATTCACTTCAATTATCTTGAATATTCCCGATAATTCCAGCCTGTTAAAGCCACCGCTATTGGCTAATCTTACTGGTTCAAGCCAAAATTTTGCAATTTTATCATCATGTTCGACATGCACATGAACAGGCTCGCCATGATCACCGGCATAGAAGAAAAATCGATATGGTCCAACTCGAAGTATCGTGGGCATTCATCTATTCCCTTCTTGAAAAAGGATATGTATTCATGGAAATCGGATTAGATCGCAAGTTCATAGTCTTTAATGCTTTTTGATTCTTGACTGTGCCCTTGACGATTTCAATTTCCATCTTCGGCTCATGGAGCCGGCGCTTTTTGCGGATTTCGTCGCTGGTCAGGCCGCGCTCTCTATTTGTTGAAAAAATATCAATAAATTGCCAATTTGCCTTTGTGATGCTCAGTATAAGCAGAAGAGAATTGGATGTCAATAATATCTTGACATAATATCTTGGCGGGATGTCATCAGAGAACTTAAAGAAATGCAGGGCAAGTACCGGTTCGTAAAGCTTCATTAAATCGTCGAAACTCTTGCGTTTCGCCTGCAGCGCAGAAAAAAATCGCTCAATTTCTGATTTTCGGCTTGCGGTCTCATCCATATCAGTTCCCCCTTTCGAATGGCTTCACTTTTGTATTATGTTGTGTAAACATGAAAGTGGACAAAATCAGCCTTTGCGCTCGTCATAATTTTTCTCCCATCAAATCAGCATGATTTTTTATCTGGCCCGTATTCGTTCCTATAGAAATGCAGCGGTCGTCCCATAATTCCATCATGTCGGAGTCTTTGATATTGGTTACTTCGAGTTTGGGGAGCCCTTGTTTGCCAAGCCAGGCATGAATGAATTCGATCGCCGCCGGTCCTTCGGAAGCCCGTGCGGTAAAAATCTTGACTTTCTTCCCTTCGCCTATCCAGCGCTGAACACGTTCAACCATCGGCGTGATCGCCTTACCGATATGATGGATTCCGATCCAGCCATGATATTCAGCCAAAGTACCGTCCAGATCCACGCCTATCCAGAATTCAATTTCAGCCATAAACGACTTTCCCTTCATTCCTTTTTTGGTTCGGGCATATAGCCCATGATGACTTGTTTGAGAGCTAATTGTCCTTTTGCATAGTAAGGAAAGACTTTATCGAATCTTTCGTGAAATGTATTGCTGACCAAATAGGTTACTAAGTTACGTCTTTCCGTTGAGCAGGCCAGCCGTTTGTCAATTAATGGGGTAAGTTGACTTCGGTACGCATGGAAAAAAAGAGCATAATTAAGAACCTGAGGTATCACTTCCAGTTTAGGATCATCGAACTTCAACTCAATAAGTGATAAATCTCCATTACGGTTGATAGTGACTAAATCAACGTATTCGGTTGGGAGTACCCGATTGGTTTTACCCACTTTTTCATGGAAAGCGCCAGTCGGAAACTCCCGTTCGACATTGTAAGGCTTCCCGTCAGCAATATTCTTAATCTTACCGATTCGAATAAAATCGTTGCCGAATAGCCCTAATCGTTCGTTGGTGCGAGCTTTCTTTTGCGCTAAATCGTCATGAAGTCCCTTGCCAAAAAGGTATGTCTGAAAATCTTTTTCAAGCCTCCCCGCTTCATCGTCATCTCCACGTCGGCTGAAATCGTCCCGCACCACTTCGTCGTCCGGTCTTTTCTTAAGCTCCTCTTCAGTGTAGAGCGGGTCAGGAGAAGTACCCTGCTCCAAGATTATTGTCAGATCGTTTGCAACTGCCAAGTAGGACAGTCGCCGTTTAAGTGCCTCGTATTGGAGCGCTTTCTTAGATAAATCAGGAATAGGAATGCAAAATTTCATTTCCACCGATTTTTTGCCAATGATGTCCTGTGCTTTGCTGAGAAAGGCAAACCCCCATGGATCAATTTTCTTCAAAACTCCATCACTTGCGGTGTTAGCAGTAATGATGACTTTAGCCACGGTTGGTTCATCTATTGCCTTGTATGTCATATCTCCTGGCCAGCCACGAGGAATGCCTCGATTCTCAGCAACCTGTTTATTCAGTTCTTCAATGGTCATATTGCCCCCCTATATTTGTAGTTCTCTACCGTCTTCAAGCTCAGTTACATTATCAAATAGTTTGCTGAATTTACTTCCGTATTCCGTATGCACGGGAACCAGCATCTTCGGCTTCAGCGCACCGGCAAAAGTCTTTAAATCCTCCACCGTCGCATGGCCGCTGGTGTGGGCATAGAGGAATTTGATCTGTGGATCGTTCCGGTAGGCGGCTATGGCTTCAGCGCCAGAATAATCTTTGTTCGAGTACGAAAGATAGCCGAGCCACTGGGAGTAAATGACATTAACCGGCTTTACGGCTTTGTACAAGTCAATGATCCGGAAATGGGACATCTTGCCCAAAAACAGATAATCGTTCGGGTTGGCATGAAGCTCTTCTTTCCGGACCCGGTGCTTGTAAAGCCGCTTGCGAAAATCTCCAAAAAAGTCGGTATGTTCTTTCAGCGTATTGTCTTGGCTTTTAGAAGCGTAAACCTTTACCGGTTCCCATGCCATGTTCGGTACACTGTCGGATACAAGCGTGAGCTGCTCAAGTACCCAAGCCGTGTAGATGTCGATAACCAAGGTCTTGTGCGCCCGCTTGCAGGCCCGGTAAGCCGACACAATCCGATCAATGTTCTGGGATGATGAAATGAGAAACGTAATATTTTCCTGTGCTTTAATGGTTTTGAATATTTTTTGTTCAACAGCGGCTTCCGTGGGAAAATCGTCATTGCTCCGCTCCAGCATGGTTCCTTCCATGAAGAGCAGATCAATATCCTTGGGAGGGTTATTAACTATATTATCAAAAAGGACTGATTTTCTGCCATGCGCCCGAAAATCACCACTGTAAAATACCCTCTTCCCTTCAGCCTCAATCAGAAATCCGTAGGCATCGGCGGTGGAATGATCGACGAGATAGGGGGTGATGGTGAAGTCCCCCACCGAAAAATGCTGTCTGTTTTTGAAGTAGCAGAACTGGTTGGTGGGCAGTGCCTTGCCGAGAATCATTCGCGGCGCATCTATCAGGCGTTTCCCCAACTCGCCTACATACACCGGCACGGACGGGTCAAGGGCGTCGATAAGACCAAAATGATCCTGATGAGGGTGGCTGATCAGAACCGCATCGGGTTGGAACGAGGCAACGTCAAGTTTCCTGCTCTCCGCTGACAGCGGCAACCCCAGATCCAAAAGGATCGTGGTTTTTTCGGTCGAGAGTTGGATACAAGTGCCGCCAATTTCCTGAGCGCCGCGATGGATGATAATTTTCATGGTAAGATTACCAGGGTCACCTGGCGTCTGTCGGGTTCGATTTCGATCTTTTTCACGGTAAATGGCCACTCATCAAAGGTCATCTGATTGAACGGCATGCCATCCGCTCCACCAAATAAACATAGGACATCCTTCCAGTGAATCTGCTTCGGCGGAAACGAACGCCCTTTTATTTCTTGCCGGCTGGCAAAACGAACTTTAAGGGTAACATTCCCATCCCCACCTTGAAAAAGCTCATGATATTCCGGAAGATTATTTGCTTTCATGTGGTTCTCCTTTATAGGAAATTCACTATCAATGCGTTTATTGATTGCCATACTTCCATTCTGAATTTTTGCCCTCTTTTAGGACAGATCATAGACGAGGCCATCCGAATAGGCAAGGACATAACCTTTTTTATTCCGGTCATATTCGATGATTTCACCCAGAGCATTCCACAAATCAATATCTCTGCGGACAGTCTTTGGTGAGACGTTGAACTCGTTGCACATGTCCTCGACATACATGATACCTTCCGATTTAAGGACTTTCATGATTTTGAGAAGTCGGAAAATTTTACGGTCATAATCCCGGTGCTGCTTGTTATGCCGGGTGGCCGCTGCCCTTTTGTTGAGGATCTTCAGCTTCAGATATCCTTCATCAATCGTTCCTGGTGTTTTGATGATAAACTTTTCTACTCCTTTGGGAATTTTGAAAGGCGGTATGGATGTAAAGAGAATGCACAATGATTTGGGGTCACCGGTTTCTTCCAGAAAGGAAAACAACTGAAATATCTCATCCGTTTCGTTTTCCGTCAGATCTAAAGGATTAATGATATTCATGAAAGCCGGGAAGGCGATTAGATCGGTGGTTGTTTCCGAGAAAAGAATATCGACCTTCAATTCAGCAGCAATTGCTTTAAGCGCGTCATTCATAACTCTATCTGTCCCAAAAGTTACAATCGGCGTATCCGCCGAAAAGGAAACGGGGGGATCGTCCTTCCGGGTCATCACGGTTCTGCTTTTCAAGACATTGATTGTTTTAGCATCGCGCTTGCCACTATCCGGCAAGGCATGTTCCGTGGCTTTGAGATTCATTTTCGCATTTTCCTCCCACTATGTTTCGTACAGCCATACCACATTGCTGGGACAACGTATTGTCCTCCTGCGAAAGAATATTTCCGGGATTGAAGTTCACTGCATTTCGTCTTGATTTTCTTCACCCTGAATTAAAGTCGGGAGCAAATCTCCATTTTTATCTTGCAACAAACACAGATGCTCTTACAGCCCGGACATATACACATTATTCCCAATCAAAATATGTTCTTACGCTGCCGTCGTCTCGTATCACCTTTTTCTGAATAGATGGCAGACAACGTCCACGAAGTGTAAAAGTTTCTATGATTGTAATCTGGGCCATTGATTATCATGGTATTTTGATTCATTCAATAGCCGAACGACAACTATCTGTCGCGAAAAAGCGAGAATGATGCTATGAGATTCGCAAATTGACTTCGGGAAGGAAGAATTATGACGCAGGCCATGGAAAGTCCGAGGTATATGCAGAAAAAATTGGCACGACTCGGTCGGATGCTGCGAGCCTTCATGGAACAAGAAAAAGTGTCCCTGTCAGCCGTGGCGGAAACGCTGCAGACGACGGTGCGCACGATCCAACGGGATATTCTGTTTCTCAAGGCGGCGGGATTTCCTGTCAAGGAAGTAGCAAAAGGGATGTACGCGCTGGATAAAAGCCTCCTCAAGCACTTTGAGGTCTTCGACGATACAGAACTGGCCCTGGTGGTCGCCCTGAAGAATCTTGTCCTGCAGCTTGGTCAGCCATTTCAGAATGCCGCCGACGGTCTTTTCAATCGCCTCTA from Syntrophales bacterium includes these protein-coding regions:
- a CDS encoding nucleotidyltransferase domain-containing protein; protein product: MKSKIRSQLREIETNENVRIVYACESGSRAWGFPSADSDYDIRFLYVHPLEWYLSIDVTRDVIERPLQDGLDISGWDLKKALRLFRKSNPPLLEWLGSPIVYLEEYSTAESMRSLLPDYYSPTACLYHYLHMARGNYREYLKGDVVWIKKYFYVLRPILAMNWIERGCGVVPTDFSILIDKLALEQPVAQEIVHLLTAKRAGMELDRGPRIETLSRFIADELDRWEKSSVINQQHPINTGTLDELFRATLALAWSTVPKKERNGNDQ
- a CDS encoding DUF2442 domain-containing protein; the protein is MNTLAIEIVMPVAESVSVTDDTLSVNLSDGRTLLVPTAWYPRLLCAKPEERNKWRLIGRGDGIHWEDIDEDISIEGLLSGKQSGESQTSFKNWFEARQARKTPIRAAGG
- a CDS encoding HEPN domain-containing protein, with product MCDLDHARQMLKIAKRDLKALGGMLDPDTFAYEIFGFHAQQTAEKTLKAWISALGGSYGLTHEPWALA
- a CDS encoding DUF4160 domain-containing protein — encoded protein: MPTILRVGPYRFFFYAGDHGEPVHVHVEHDDKIAKFWLEPVRLANSGGFNRLELSGIFKIIEVNVDKILEGWHEYFGD
- a CDS encoding MBL fold metallo-hydrolase, producing MKIIIHRGAQEIGGTCIQLSTEKTTILLDLGLPLSAESRKLDVASFQPDAVLISHPHQDHFGLIDALDPSVPVYVGELGKRLIDAPRMILGKALPTNQFCYFKNRQHFSVGDFTITPYLVDHSTADAYGFLIEAEGKRVFYSGDFRAHGRKSVLFDNIVNNPPKDIDLLFMEGTMLERSNDDFPTEAAVEQKIFKTIKAQENITFLISSSQNIDRIVSAYRACKRAHKTLVIDIYTAWVLEQLTLVSDSVPNMAWEPVKVYASKSQDNTLKEHTDFFGDFRKRLYKHRVRKEELHANPNDYLFLGKMSHFRIIDLYKAVKPVNVIYSQWLGYLSYSNKDYSGAEAIAAYRNDPQIKFLYAHTSGHATVEDLKTFAGALKPKMLVPVHTEYGSKFSKLFDNVTELEDGRELQI
- a CDS encoding DeoR family transcriptional regulator → MNLKATEHALPDSGKRDAKTINVLKSRTVMTRKDDPPVSFSADTPIVTFGTDRVMNDALKAIAAELKVDILFSETTTDLIAFPAFMNIINPLDLTENETDEIFQLFSFLEETGDPKSLCILFTSIPPFKIPKGVEKFIIKTPGTIDEGYLKLKILNKRAAATRHNKQHRDYDRKIFRLLKIMKVLKSEGIMYVEDMCNEFNVSPKTVRRDIDLWNALGEIIEYDRNKKGYVLAYSDGLVYDLS